A genomic region of Sideroxydans sp. CL21 contains the following coding sequences:
- a CDS encoding acyltransferase → MMSLAALPRSSVRIQSLDGLRGGAAICVAVMHFQGWFAPSHFLDFAYVAVDLFFVLSGVVIAMTYESRIVAGMSCGQFLGNRLARLYPLFFLTMLVGLSHSYALFLSGKLEPATWSRLSDEMSVVSNFFMQPSLNAEGKQALFPFDGPAWSVFAEIWVNLVFFLWVQAGQRYLAPIVVLAAGCLVWLVLRSGSIDAGWGGAQIPFGLLRAVSGFFIGVTIYRYREKFANVLRHISVEIIIIAIFLYPNLKGGQSFSDLFVVLILIPVCVGCAMKAHAWFLENRLMQWLGMISYSIYLWQSPYTLWFSSVARQVFKLDLDSHNPLMGITWLAGLLTLAWLSYYLVEIPSQRGIKKLLYGKIKMVTN, encoded by the coding sequence ATGATGTCACTAGCTGCTTTGCCTCGTTCCTCAGTAAGAATCCAATCTTTAGATGGATTACGCGGAGGTGCGGCTATATGTGTTGCGGTTATGCATTTTCAGGGCTGGTTCGCTCCATCTCATTTCCTTGATTTTGCTTACGTCGCTGTCGACCTCTTCTTTGTACTAAGCGGTGTTGTTATTGCCATGACATACGAGAGCCGTATTGTTGCAGGAATGAGTTGCGGGCAATTTCTGGGTAATCGTCTTGCACGTCTTTACCCTTTGTTCTTCCTGACAATGCTGGTTGGTTTGTCCCATTCATATGCCCTTTTCTTATCGGGCAAATTGGAGCCTGCTACTTGGTCCAGATTGAGTGATGAAATGTCTGTAGTTTCAAATTTCTTCATGCAGCCCTCCCTCAACGCCGAAGGCAAACAGGCGCTGTTTCCATTTGATGGACCCGCATGGTCTGTGTTTGCGGAAATTTGGGTAAACCTAGTATTTTTTCTTTGGGTCCAGGCGGGGCAGCGTTATCTGGCGCCTATCGTAGTGCTTGCGGCCGGTTGTCTCGTTTGGTTGGTTTTGCGGAGTGGCAGCATAGATGCCGGTTGGGGTGGAGCGCAGATACCTTTTGGCTTGCTTCGTGCAGTATCCGGATTTTTTATCGGCGTTACGATCTATCGCTACCGCGAGAAATTTGCCAATGTTCTAAGACATATATCTGTTGAGATTATCATTATTGCCATCTTTCTTTATCCGAACCTGAAAGGCGGGCAATCCTTCAGCGATCTGTTTGTCGTATTGATCCTGATACCAGTCTGCGTTGGATGCGCAATGAAAGCGCACGCGTGGTTCCTGGAAAATAGGCTAATGCAGTGGTTGGGCATGATCTCTTATTCGATATATCTCTGGCAGTCCCCATACACTCTCTGGTTTTCTTCAGTCGCAAGGCAGGTTTTCAAGCTTGATCTGGACAGTCATAACCCGCTTATGGGTATCACATGGCTCGCAGGCCTTTTGACTCTAGCATGGCTTTCATATTATCTCGTAGAGATTCCGTCGCAGAGGGGAATCAAGAAACTGCTGTATGGAAAAATTAAAATGGTTACCAATTAG
- a CDS encoding glycosyltransferase family 2 protein, with protein MPEISIAAVLTCFNRKDKTGDCLDALFSAAQRMSDRIRLHVIVTDDGSSDGTGEMLQSRFPQVEVLHGNGGLYWNGGMRVAFGRALEQGYDFYLWVNDDTTLFPDCLEKLLATHDAQVASTGRGGLVVGSTCNDEGQVSYGGLRRQTGGKLLQFCLVEPTAQPQSCESTNGNCLLVSAQAALRLGNLEAAYVHSMGDMDYGLRATKAGIPLWVMPGFVGKCGNDHPVGGSYLDQSLPFSVRWKKALSPKELSPHAWGVFCKRHAGPLWPLYWAWPYVKIVLTSITVKFTSAGRV; from the coding sequence ATGCCTGAAATAAGCATTGCTGCTGTCCTGACTTGCTTCAACCGCAAGGACAAAACTGGGGATTGTCTCGATGCACTGTTTAGTGCGGCGCAGCGCATGTCCGATCGTATTCGGCTGCATGTCATAGTCACTGATGACGGCAGCAGCGACGGCACGGGCGAGATGCTACAGAGCCGTTTTCCTCAAGTGGAGGTATTGCATGGCAATGGCGGGTTGTACTGGAATGGCGGTATGCGTGTAGCTTTTGGCCGGGCGTTGGAGCAGGGATACGATTTCTATTTGTGGGTTAATGATGACACGACCTTGTTTCCGGACTGTCTGGAAAAATTGCTGGCTACACATGACGCGCAGGTTGCAAGCACCGGGCGTGGCGGTCTTGTGGTTGGTTCGACTTGCAATGACGAGGGGCAAGTGAGTTATGGCGGGCTGCGCCGCCAGACTGGAGGCAAGCTTTTGCAGTTTTGCCTGGTGGAGCCGACCGCGCAGCCTCAATCATGCGAGAGTACCAACGGCAACTGTTTGCTTGTTTCTGCGCAGGCAGCTCTAAGGCTCGGCAATCTGGAAGCGGCCTACGTGCATTCCATGGGCGATATGGACTATGGCTTGCGGGCAACCAAGGCGGGTATTCCGCTCTGGGTAATGCCGGGCTTTGTCGGCAAATGTGGCAACGACCATCCGGTAGGTGGCTCGTATCTGGATCAGTCATTACCGTTTTCGGTGCGCTGGAAAAAGGCATTGTCACCCAAGGAATTGTCTCCGCATGCCTGGGGCGTGTTTTGCAAGCGCCACGCAGGACCATTATGGCCGCTATATTGGGCTTGGCCTTATGTCAAGATCGTGCTCACTTCTATCACGGTCAAATTCACTTCCGCAGGGAGAGTTTGA